The Sinorhizobium fredii USDA 257 region GGGTGAACCTGCCGTCGTCACCCGGATGCCACGCAGGAGCGCCTCGATGCCGGCCAGCGACGTGATCGTATAGACATGATCGACCGTGCGCAGCGCCTCGGCGAGCGGCAAGCTCTCGGTGATCACCTCGCAGAGATGCGCAACTTTGGCCGGATCGGACCGCGCCGGTCGAACCCGGCTAAGTACATCCGGGTGGGGCTTATAGAGAATCTGTGCCTCCGGCTGCTCGGCCGCGGCAAGCCGCACGAGGTCATTGTTGGTCATCGGACTTGGGCAGCCGTATTGGATCGAGGCATCGTCCTCGACCTGGCCGACGACCAGTATGCGCTTGCGCGTCTTTGCCCCATACATCTCTTCCGCCGTCCGCTGAGGCCCGCCATTATATTTGCTGATGCCGCTGTCCAGGAGAAGCGCGATTCCGGCGCGAGCGCGCTCCATCAGCGCCGCATCCGCCTTAAAGTCATTGGTCGAAAACAGCACTTCGAGATCGGACGGCTGGCGGCAGTCGAAATAGGGCGTCCTGCTATCGAGCGCCAGGGAGAGGGGAGAGGTGCGGCTGGCGCTCGGGCGGGCCGAACGAAGGAAGCCGTCCTCGACGAACCAGACAGGGATGTCTTGCTTCGTCGCAATTGCGGCCAGTGCCGGCGACCACGCGGCGCCCCACACGAAGAACTCGCATGGTCCCGCAGCGAGAATGCGAGGTTTCCAGGTCCTCTCCAAATCCTTGGTGCTCAGGTTCTTCGGCAGAAAGTGAAAGCGCCTGTCGGGAAATGAGCGCTTCAGGAAAACCCTCTTCCACTCGGTCACATGGACGGCAAAAGTCGAAATCTGCCCTGCCGTTCCGACGCGAACGGTGTTGTGCGACTCGCTTTTGGCTTCTACCGTGTTCGTGTTCATCTCGTGCACAAGCTGCGTTAGTATGACGATCACGCTGGATGTACGTGTTTCGCCGCTTATCCGCCAGTCTCTAGTGACATCCAAGTGCTTTCTCTCACCCGTAGTCTCATCTGCCGTCGCGCGTCGCCCGCTCTAACTCTGACAATCGCTCCTTGCAGAGCAACGTGACCATTCGGTGGAGGTGTTCGGTGCGCTCGAGAAGCCACGCGAGCGCTTCCTCGGTGATCTCGAAGTGCTTGGAGTAGCGCGCCTTTACATAGGCCTCGTTGAGGATGTTATACCAGGCGGTGGAGCGATGCTGATCGCGCGGCCAGGCCTCGACTAGGCGCTGGTCCCTATCCTCAGCGAGCCCGCGGAGGAATTTGAGGTTGTGCGACGCGGGGCTGTAATTCGTCAGAACCAGCAGCAGTGCTGCATAGGCCTGCTCGATCGACTGATGCAGCAAAAACGCTGCTTCCTTGAGCCTCCCCCGACTGGCAAAAAACTGGGCGCCTTCAGCAAACGTCTTGGCCTGGGGAAGGCGATCCTCGAAGTAGCCCACTGCAATCCGGTAAGCATCCGCCGGTGTTCGCGCCCTCGGCTCCGCCAGCGGCCGGTCGTCGAGTTCGTAAAGGACAATGCCCTCGCGCAGGATGTCGACGAAGAAATACTGCCCATCGGCCAGGAAGTTGTTCACTTCCCGTGCCCCATGGACAATTAGTCCGACCGGCGTCGAGACTCCCTTGTCCCACATCAGCCGGTCGGTCGCCTTGTCCCAATATTCCGGTTCGGCAAGTTTCTTCGAATTGACTATAACAAGGATGTCGTAGTCGGAGCGGTAGCCCTTCATCGTGTGCGGCTCGTCGACGAAGGTGCCGCGGGCGTAAGAGCCGAACAGGATGATCTTCAGGATCCGGCCGCGCTTCTTGAAGGCGGCAGAGCTGCCCTCGAGCGCATCGGAAAACTCCTCATGGATGATCTCGACCACGCGGGCAAGCTCGCGCTGCTTTTTCTCCGGCAGATGTTCGAGGCTCGATCTCATATGCAATCGATAGGGCAAACATGACTCGTCGTCCACCGTCTGTTTCCATTGGGTTTTGAGCTGATGACGTGTGCGGGCCGGGGAGGCATGCATGGACGGATTTCTCGGTCGATCAGTCACAATTTCCGCATTGTCCAACAAGAACCCTCCACTTCGCAGGACCTCTTCATCAGTCGTGCTTCGTGCTCCTCGTGGCGCTTGCACGGCGCTAGTTTACTGACTTCACGCACCCCTTCCGAAACACCGGATTGCCCAGCTCAGCGCCCGCTGCTGGAACGAAGGCATTTGGAACGATCCGGCAGATGGCAACCGCGTGAAGTTCGTTCCATGACCGCAGCGGCGCTCGTTGACAGCGCCGGCGGTTAATTACGAAGGTGTCATCGCGTGCGGCATAGCCGCATGCGAGCTCACCCGGTGTAGCTACTCACACCCTAAATTTGTAGTTGATCCAGCGACGAGAAGCTTTTAACCCTGAAGCATACTAATCGCTTTTCGGTGGGGGTGTGGGCGTTACAGTTTCGGTTTCTGATGATTTTGGCCTAGACATGCGAGATTTTGATTTCAGCTCGCTTCTCTATGGTGATTCCTATTCTCGCAGCTCGACGTCGTTAACCGTCTATTACGGCAGCTGGGCCGATCAGTTCCGCGGCACTGGTTTCAAATACGATAGCAACGGCTTTCCGACGGCAGGGACGGTAACGAGCTATGCCATTCTCTACAACGGCATCCGC contains the following coding sequences:
- a CDS encoding capsular polysaccharide biosynthesis protein translates to MNTNTVEAKSESHNTVRVGTAGQISTFAVHVTEWKRVFLKRSFPDRRFHFLPKNLSTKDLERTWKPRILAAGPCEFFVWGAAWSPALAAIATKQDIPVWFVEDGFLRSARPSASRTSPLSLALDSRTPYFDCRQPSDLEVLFSTNDFKADAALMERARAGIALLLDSGISKYNGGPQRTAEEMYGAKTRKRILVVGQVEDDASIQYGCPSPMTNNDLVRLAAAEQPEAQILYKPHPDVLSRVRPARSDPAKVAHLCEVITESLPLAEALRTVDHVYTITSLAGIEALLRGIRVTTAGSPFYSGWGLTDDRQPHPRRGRRLSLEALFAGAYLLYPRYFDPVTGEQTSFEATVAAIKRQLEEPDVRRLSRPTWRPWGPYGVLGWRHLLTAIVAPAIRRAGNDRDVEDFRADPIGFFRGLSDRRLRLVGRILYPFG
- a CDS encoding nucleotidyltransferase and HEPN domain-containing protein, whose product is MRSSLEHLPEKKQRELARVVEIIHEEFSDALEGSSAAFKKRGRILKIILFGSYARGTFVDEPHTMKGYRSDYDILVIVNSKKLAEPEYWDKATDRLMWDKGVSTPVGLIVHGAREVNNFLADGQYFFVDILREGIVLYELDDRPLAEPRARTPADAYRIAVGYFEDRLPQAKTFAEGAQFFASRGRLKEAAFLLHQSIEQAYAALLLVLTNYSPASHNLKFLRGLAEDRDQRLVEAWPRDQHRSTAWYNILNEAYVKARYSKHFEITEEALAWLLERTEHLHRMVTLLCKERLSELERATRDGR